In Gimesia panareensis, the genomic window GGATTACGTGGCCGATGATCCCAAACTGCCCCGCGTGCTGCTGATTGGGGATTCGGTTTCGCGGGGTTATACACAGGCGGCCCGGAACGCCTTAAAAGGGAAAGTGAACGTGCATCGTGCTCCGGCGAACTGTGGGCCGACGGCGACGGGGCTGAAGAAACTCGATGTCTGGCTGGGTGACGGTAACTGGGATCTGATCCATTTCAACTTTGGTATTCACGATCGCCGGACCAAGGCAGACGACTATGAGCAACGTCTGGAAGAGATTGTGAAACGCCTGAAAAAGACCGGTGCAAAAGTGGTCTGGGCCAGCAGTACGCCGATCCCGGCTGACTGGAAAGAGGGACCGGAAATGAAGGCGAAGCTGGAAGAAAAGAATGCGATCGCCGCCAAAGTGATGAAGCGGAATGGTGTGGAGATCGACGATCTGTTTACCTTCATCACGCCGCACCTGGCGGAAGTGCAGAATCCGAAAGACGTGCACTTCAACGGCAAAGGCTATGACCTGCTGGGGAAACAGGTGGCGGAGTATATTGCAGGGGCGCTGCAGGAAAGCAAGAAGTAGACTGACGGGCTCTAATTTGAATTCTATTTCTCAATCGGAATTTTGTCAGAAGCATGCGCACGAGTGAGCTGCGACTTCCTGCTCGCTGCGCTCGGCCCGAATTACATTCGGGCCTACCCTTTTATCTTTTTACTAGGACAGCAGCCAGTAGCCGATGCCGGCGATGAGGCAGATACCGGCCAGGACGGAGGCGGCGATCAGCATCGGCTTGCTCTTGTTTTTCTGAACGTATTGATTTGGTGAGGCGACGCGAAAGTGATAGCTGCCCGCCAGGGAGAGCGTATTGCCGGGAAACAGGATCTGTTCCTGGATCCGGCGGCCGTCAACTTCAGTGCCGTTCTTGCTCTTGAGATCGGTCACGACCCAGCCTGTATTTTCGTAGTGAAACTCACAATGGTTTCCGGAGATGCCGGGGCGGTCGATCTGGATGTCGCAGGTGGGATTGCGACCGAGGGTCACCCGCTGTTTGAAGATCGGGAAGCGGCGTTTATCGTCGAGATCGATCAGATCAATCGGCTGGAAATCTTTGACCAGGGTATCGGAAGCTTCCTGTGCCATGCGGTTCGTCGATTCGGCGGGGACTGCGTGCCTGAGAATGCCACTTTTGGAAATGTCGGATTCGCCGCGGGTCAGGCGTTCGATGCCATCTGATTTCTGTTGTTGTCGGGCCTGTTCCGCGACATGACTGGCAGTCGCGATACGGGAGGAGAGCTGTGGTTTAACGATGCTCGACTGGGCGATTGCAGAGCGGGCTTTGGCATACTGGACCCGCTGGGAGACGACTTTGTTGAAGCGGAATTCGACTGGCTGGCGTTCGGCGTAGGGCTCCAGGGCAGCGGCGACTTCCGCCATCGACTGAAAGCGTTCGTCGGGATCTTTGGCCATCATTTTTTCGACGATGGCAACCACCTCTGCAGGGATTGCGGGGGCGATTTCCGCGATGGATCGCGGAGTCTGTTCGCGATGGGCCTGAATTTTCTGGGAAGCGGTCCCTGTCGGAAAAGGGAGCTTCCCGGTCAGCAGGAAGTACATCGTGCCTCCCAGGCCGTAGACGTCAGCGCGGGCATCGACTGCATGCCCTTCGCGGGACTGTTCGGGGGCGATGTATTCCGGCGTCCCCACACAGCCGTGACCAAAAATCATGGAGAGGGAGAATTCCGCCTCGGGATTGTCTTTGAGCAGAGCCAGGCCGAAGTCGAGGACTTTGACGTAGCCTTTGGAATCAATAATCAGGTTTTCCGGTTTGAGGTCACGGTGGATAATGCCCGCCTGATGTGCCTCTTCCAGACCTAAGGCAGCCTGCGCGATGACATCGCAGACCTGTGGGGAGGGGAGCGACTTCTGTTTGAGCAGGACCAGTTCCAGCAGGCTGATCCCTTTGACGAATTCCATCGCGATATAACAGATGGCCCCTGCGCCTTCATAGGCGATCGTGCGGACGATGTGCGGATGCTCGAGACGTGAGCCTGCGGAAGCTTCCAGCTTGAGTCGCGTCAGCATCCCGGCATCGTTGCGGCATTTGTCGTTGAGTACCTTGAGGGCGACCGGTTCTTTCGTTTCGATCTTCTCCGCGAGATACAGGCTGCCCATGCCGCCGAAGCCGAGGACTTCGAGCACTTTGTAATCGTCGATGAAAAAGCCACGTTTACGGCCCGCGAGCAGGCGTTCGCCCTGGTAGCGGGTCAGCACTTTTCCGGTGACCAGTCGCTGGGCGGCTTCCTTGGGTTTTTCAGCCGCTTCGAGCTCGAATTCCTCGATCACGGCGCGGAATTTCTCCTCTGAGAGCAGATGGCTCTCGCGCAGTAAATCGAGAAATGACGGGACATCTTGTGGTTTCGACATAAAACACAGTCGCGCGAAGGGAGATGTGAAACGTTCCTAATTATATACAGATGCAACGCATTTTGGTAGCAGATTCCTGAAAGTGAGGCGAATTCCGGGTATTTACTGCAGACGGAACCCTTGAAATGATAACTGCTTCCGCTTGACTTCGGTGTGGGGAGCACTCAAAATAGGATTTATATATCCAATATATGTGGTTGAGTACGAGAGGAACTGGGTTGATGCTGAAAATGAGAAATCGAGGTCGTTTCCTGCTGTGCTGCTTGCTGGCGGGTGTCTGTCTGACCGTGGTCGGGTTTGCCGGGGAGAGTGGAAAAAAAGAGCCGGTCTGTGAGAAGAAGGTAGCGACCGAAGGGACACCGGACGAGACACAAATCACGCCAACGGTCAGCCAGGCGCGGGAGCAGGCCCGGCTGCTGCATGATACGCTGCATTCCACCCTGTTGATTGTGCATCGCAAATATTATCGCGAGGACGAAAAACTGCCGATCCCCTCGAGCGTGCTGGATGACGTGTTTGAAGATCTGCAGGAGAATCGCAAAATCCGTTTCCGCTGGATTTCCGTCAATGCGGAGGCAATGAATATCGATCACGAACCGAAAACGGAATTCGAAAAACGGGCAGCAGCTGCGATTGCCGACGGGAAGCCGGAATACGAGCAGGTGGAAAAGGGAATCTATCGGCATGTGGGACGGATCTGTCTCCCTTCCCAGTGTCTGAAATGTCATATGCCCAACCGCCGCAGCACCGCGACCCGCTTTGCCGGACTGATCATTTCATTGCCCGTACAGACAACGCCCCGGCCGAAGACCAAATGACTCTGACTCAGTGGGTCATCGGGTAATCCAGAGTGAACTGATGCTGATCGCGGGCGGGGACGATCTTTGTCTGTTCGCAGTACTTCTGTTTGACCGGGTTCCAGGTACGGACTTCGATTTTGTTCTGGTCGGGAATAAACCGCATCAGGCGGAAACCTTCGGCTCCGTAGTCGGAGAGCAGTTCGTGGACCGTGTTGCCGTGTTGGCCTTTGACACTCTGGTGCAGGGCCTGGGTTCGACTCTGATCACCACAGCAGATCAGAAACAGGTTTTTATGCTTGCTGAAACATTTTTCCCACATCTGTTGTGAGGTATTTCCGTTGGCACCATGACACTTTTTCCAGACCATGCGACCTTTGGGAGCGTCGAAGTAGTCACGCGGTGCTTTGGGATGTTCGCGCGGTCCCAGATCCATGTGCGTAGTGATGATCGCTCTGCGATCGGCATGCTGCTTGAGCACTTCACTGGCCCAGTCGAGCACCGGATCGGGGGCGTTGCATTCCAGGTGCACGATGATGAAGTTCATGCCTCTCGCTGAGAAGAGCTGGTAACTGTTGGCGTTATTTCCGGAGACTTCCGGTTTCCCTGTTTCGCCTGGATAACAGCCGCCGTACCAGTCAAATTCTGCAAAGCGTGACTGAGGAAAATATTTCTGGAACAGGGCCGAATTTCCGGTTTTCCCGGTCATATCGTGATTGCCGACGCTGATCCCGTAGGGAACTTTACCGTGCAGCTTGTTCATGCAGCTTTGTGCGAGCGCCCACTGTTCGTCGTTGTTGATGTCCACAATGTCGCCGACATGGCTGACGAAGACAATCCGCTGCCGCTCGAGTTCGTCGACAATGCAGTCAGTGATCGATTCAAAAACGGGGTTCGTGGTGGGAGCTTCAGCCTGCGTTTTACGATTGGTACCACGCCCCTTGTAATGCTGGGTATCGGGGATCACCGCAATACTGAAAGTTCCGTTCGGAGCCGGAGGAAGTCCCTCCGCGTTGGCAGGCAGAACAGAGGCTGTCAGTAACAACATAGGTACGCAGATCGTATGGAGCTTCATTACGGTTCTATTCTTAAATGGAATGGGGTGGGATCAGTTCATGTTAACACATTGACTCCCCAAATGCAGGGGACCGGCTCAGTCAGGGAGTTCAATCTGCACCTGGGGATTGCTGGAATTGCCTTGTGGATCGCGCAGTTGCAGGCTGTCAAACCGTCTGAGTTCTGATATGATAAATGCGAAAATGTTGATGTGTTGTTTGGTCTGATATTGATGAGTTGAGGCAGTCATGAGTGGAATTGTTGGTCATACGATGTATGCCATCCTGGGCGGGAAAGCGGCGGTTGCGCAGAAGCTACCCATCGCACCGCTGATTCACCGGCACTACGCCAGCTATCTGGCCGGGGCTTACATGGGCTGTGACATTCAGATCATGCCTGAAGCGATTTGTGTGGATACGGGCGAAGAGGTTGGCTTTGGGACGGCGCCCCTGGAACGCAGTCCGTTGACTGGAGGTGCGGTCAAACCCTGGACGTTGAAGTTTGAGGGAAAAGAATACCGCCCGCGGGATATCCATCACCTGTTTTATGGCCGGGCGCATGTGGTCTTTGGCTGGGTGCCTGCCGAGCGGAAGTATACGGTGCCCTGGGATCATCTCCCCGATTACGCGGCCCGCGTGTTTCAGGATGCACGGGATCTGTATGGTCCGGGCGAGCGCAAGCTGGCTTATCTGTTTGGCTGGCTGGCCCACATTGTGGGCGACAGTCTGATTAAATCGGTCCAGCCGGGGATTACGTTGAACCTGCTCGATGGAAAATACACGCCCGCAAATCGGCCGATTCAGGATCTGGTGACGCTGCACGAGGTGGGCCGCAAGGAACTGCGACTGGACTGGGCCAGTCTGTTGTCCGATCTGGCCGAGACCCCAGTCGAGCCGGTTCAACTGCATTACATGCGGATCGGGCAGCCACGTGGTTTGCTGGCCGCTGACTTTCCCGATGCCTGGGCACCACAACACGAGGCACTGTTGCTGCGCGTGCTGGCTGAGAATCGTCGCTATCAGCAGATTCGAAATCCGCGGTTAATGAAACAGTACGCACTCAAGCAGCAGGGGACGCGTTGGGTCTGTGACGAAGAATTGAGCCGCAAGACTGGTGGGCTGTCTTACGCAGAGATGGTCGCGCTGGCCGACAAAGCGAATTTGCGGCATGCACTGTGGGAGATGGGGGAAGCGGTGGCCCTGCTGTTTTCCCAGGTGGTTGAGCGCGTGCCTTATCTGCAGAACCTGCCCGATCCGAGTGTGCCCGGGTGGGACGAGCTGACCGTTCGCTGGAAAGCGACGTGAGCAACGATTCGATGTTGGACTGACGCGAGCGATTTACTGCGTATCCGTTTTCTTTTTGTTGGCTTCGTATTTGGCGATCCATTTTTCCGGATTGGCTTCAAAGGCTTTACGACAGCCACTGCAGCAGACCCAGTATGATTTGCCCTGAAAAGAGACCTGCGAGGTTCCCAGTCCGCCCGAGATGACACAGGTTTTGGAGCCATAGTCGGAATCGCTTTTGGCGAATGAGGTTCCCTTGCGGCGAGTATTGATCGTGTCAACGCGTGCCACACTGTCGCCGCGCAGATCGTAAAGTTCGAACATGTAGCGATCGTTGTTCTGCTGGTTGAAGATAATCTGTGCGTGTTTCTTTTCATCCGCCGGTTCCACCAGGGACAGGCTGAGCTTGTAAGTGGAATGCATCACGTTAGGATCGTCATCGCCGGGGATCTTCTGCACGGGGACAGAGAATTCGCCTTCGTAGACTTTCTTCTGACCATCTTTGTCGGTGAGCGTCAGTTGATATTTCTGTTTGTCCGTCAGATAGGTGAGCCGTCCCGTGTTGTAGTAACGACTTTTATCAGCTTTCATGACCAGAGCGGGTTGTGCCGGGTTGGTCTGCAGGTCCCAGACCCAGTCCAGCGTTTCGACCGCGCTGAACCCGTCGAACTTTTTGAAGGTGGTGCCTCCCCAGTCGCCGAGCATGATCTGCAGGGGCTTGAGTGCTTCGAGTACGTTGTCAAATTTCTGTTCCTCGGGCGCGCCTGCAGAGGATCCAGCCGTTGATTGATTGCCGTTGAGTGTCAATGGTTGAAAGCGTCGCACCGGCTTTTCGGTTTTGGATTCCCTGGGGGCCGCTTCCATGTCCAGTGCGCCGGCGTCACCCAGGTCGACACCTCCTCCGCCCAGATCGACACTGACTTCTTCGGGTGCGTTTTGTGGCTGGTCTGAGGAACCGGAACTGCAGCCGACACTGAAGGTCAGGGACACGATCATCAGACAGACGGTGCAGAGCAGACGCGAATACATGGAACAGGACTCCCAACTTGAAAGCAACAGGCGGATCAACACGCTCCGGGTTTCACTGGTGAAACCGCAGCGTTTTATCAGTGAGACCAGTATAACAGTCTGTTCACGTTTCTGTCACGCTGAATTCAGTTCTGATAATTTTTTGTCATTCCGGCAGAGGTCCTTTGTGTCTGGTTTGAATCGAGAGTACAATCGTTCGCTCAAACGCTCATTTATTAAAGAAACGTTTAAAAGTGAGGGCCGTGCAATGACCGCACCATCGAACGACACAGAGTCCATGGAAGTCGACCCTGTCTTTTTAAACTCCAGGCGTGAGGCCTGGATTATTCTGGGTTTATGGGTTGTCGCATTGCTGTGGGCAGTGCCTTACTGTTACCTGAACGGGTTTCAGTCGGGGATGGATCCTGAAGCGGTTGAGATGACCATGGGGATACCCAGCTGGGTGTTCTGGGGAATCGCTTTTCCCTGGTTCGTAGCCGACCTGTTTACAATCTGGTTCTGCCTGTTTTATATGAAAGAAGACGACCTCGGTGTAGCTCACGAAGGTGAAGATCTCGCAGAAGAAATAGCAGAGATGCACGCAGCAAGAGATGAAGCAACTACCGGGGGGAATGAGTCTTGAACGTTTTACTTGCTACCAGTCAGAGTCTACCACTACTGTTCGCTGCCGATGAGACCGGCCCCGATGCGGCGCTGATTTCATTCATGATCTATACGGTCGCTGTGTTTGTACTGGCGGCCCTTTCCAACCGGCTGCTCAAAAGCAAAAGCTTCCTCAGTGAATACTTCCTGGGAAGTCGGGGTCTGGGCGTCTGGGCGTTCGCTTTGACCTTTGCTGCCACCAGCAGTTCAGGCGGCAGTTTCACCGGATTTCCGTCCAAGATTTACTCGCATGGCTGGATTCTGGCACTCTGGATCGGCAGTTATATGGTCGTGCCGATCTGTACGATGGGTTTGATCGGGAAACGGCTCAACCAGATCGCGCGGCGCTCCGGTTCGATTACCGTGCCCGACGTGATTCGCGACCGGTTTCACAGTCCCCTGCTGGGGCTGATGGCGGTTTCGCTGATCGTGTTTTTCATGTCGTTTAATCTGGTCGCCCAGTTCAAAGCGGGCAGCCTGATTCTGCAGACACTGCTGGATGGCGTCACCATTTTTGAGCGCACCGCTGACGGACTGGCTCAGGCCGTTTCGGATATTCCTTTTCTTTCCGATGGCGTGAGCCCCGAGTATCTGCTTTGTCTGTTCGTGTTTGGGTTTGCCGTCATTGTTTATACGACCTATGGCGGTTTCCATGCGGTGGTCTGGACTGACGTGATGCAGGGGATCGTGATGGTGATCGGCGTGATCATCATGCTACCACTGGCTATTTCGCAGGCGGGTGGACTGGAGCATACCACGAAGCTGATGGCCAAGATGACGCCTCCCCGGTATTCCGCGCCTGATAAAGGGGGGATCACGCTCACGCTGGACAAGCCTGTCGCTGAGGACACGCGGATTGAAATAGGTAGCTGGATCACGGACAAACCGATTGCGGACTCGAAAGTTCCGCTGTTGTTCCGGGTGACTGCTGCTGCTGAAATTCCAGCCGGGGAAACGTCCATCGACGAAGTCAAGGTAATCCAGTTGACGACGCTGGAAGACATTGAACGCATTCTGGGACGACGAGAAAAGGAAAACTTCCTGGAGGGAGTGAGTGTCTCCAATATTGATCTGGTGCAATACGCTTATGGGGAAGAGGAGAGTCAGCAGGGAGCCTATGTGGTGGGTCCGGGACCGAGTCCGAGCAGCAACAATGGTTTTCTGCCTTTGAGTCTGGCGATTTCCTTCTTCTTCATGTGGGCGATTTCCGGAACGGGCCAGCCTGCGAACATGGTGCGCCTGATGGCATTCCGTGATACGAAAACGCTGCAACGTTCCATCTGTACCGTGGCGATTTATTACACATTGATTTATTTCCCGCTGGTGGTCATCTTCTGTTGTGCCCGGGTGATACTGCCCGGGATGGAAGGAGAATCCGACCGGATCATGCCGGCGATGGCCGTGTATCTGACCGAAAATATCGGGATGGGCTGGCTGGCAGGTCTATTGGTGGCGGCACCGTTTGCTGCTGTGATGTCAACCGTCGACAGCTTCCTGTTGCTGATTTCGTCTGCCTGGGTGCGTGACGTCTATCAGAGGAATATCAATCCTGAGGCCAGTGAGAAGACCATTAAACTGCTGAGTTATCTGGCGACATTCGTCGTCGGTACCGCAGCGATGGTCGTGGCGATTAACCCGCCCCAGTTCCTGCAGGACATTATTGTGTATGTGGGGAGTGGACTGGCGGCAAGCTTCCTGGCACCGATCGTCTATGGTCTGTACTGGCGGCGTGTGAATGCGATTGGTGCGATGGGAGCGATGCTGGGAGGGTTCAGTCTGCATCTGGCGATGTATGTCACTGGTTACTTCAGGAACGGCAGCTTTTTCAAACCTTACCAGCTGTTCGATTTCGATCCGATCATTGTGGGGCTGTTTGGTTCGTTCATCTGTGGATTCATTGTCACCAAGCTGACAGCGCCTCCACCACAGGAGCTGGTAGAAAAGTTTTTCTATAAAGAGAAAGCCGGTTCCTGAGCCGTTTTTTCTGATGGGTATCTGACTCTTTCGAGGATCTTGCTATGGAATATATCGACGCACATTCGCATGTCTGGACTCCTGATGTCAAAAAATATCCGCTGGCGCCCGGGTATAAGGTTGCCGATATGCAGCCGCCCAGTTTTACCGCGGAAGAGCTGCAGGCCCAGATGATGCCGGTGGGCGTGAACCGGGTCGTTTTGATCCAGATGTCCTTCTATGGTTTTGACAACAGCTATATGCTGGACTGCATGGCCAAATATCCGGGTATGTTTTCCGGCGTAGCCGTGATTGACCAGAAGGGCGACAACCCGACGCCGAAAATGCTGGCGCTCAAAAAGAAGGGAGTACGGGGTTTCCGGATTGCACCGAAGACGAAGAAGGTCGACGAATGGCTGGACGGCGCGTGCATGGAAGAGATGTGGACTACCGGAGCCAAAGAGGGGATGGCGATGTGCTGCCTGATGAATCCGAACGGGCTGCCTGCCTTGGATAAAATGTGTCAGAAGCATCGGGATACGACCGTGGTCATCGACCATCTGGCACGGATCGGTGTGACCGGCAAGATCGAGCCGGACGAAGTCGATGCGTTGTGTAAAATGGCCAAGCATCCAAATGTGTACGTCAAAGTTTCTGCCTTTTATGCTCTGGGTAAAAAGCAGATGCCCTACCATGATCTGGCGCCACTTATTAAAAAGGTATATCAGGCCTTTGGTGCCAAACGCCTGATGTGGGCGACTGACTGTCCTTACCAGGTACAGGGGCCACATACCTATAAAGCGTCGATCGATCTGATCAAGAACGGTCTGCCGTTCCTGTCGGACGACGACAAGTCATGGATTCTGGAAAAGACTGCCGAAAAGGTCTTCTTCCAGGGAATTTAAAAGAAACGTTGATCAGGTTTGCTCATGGATGCATGCTATCAGATAGAGGATACCAGTCAGATTATCTCTCCCGGGATGATCATCTTTAAGGATCTCGTGGAAGAGAATTTAAAGCAGATGATTGCGCTGGTGGGGAATCCCGACCGGCTGCGACCGCATTGCAAAACGCACAAAATGCGGGAAATCATTGAGCTGGAACTCTCGCTGGGAATCAAAAAACATAAAGCAGCAACGTTCGCTGAAGCAGAGATGCTGGCGGAGACCGGCGTCAAGGACATCTGTCTGGCCTACAACCTGGTCGGGCCGAACATCGCGCGGGCGATTGAGTTTCGCAAACGCTGGCCGGATGTGTCGTTCCAGGTGACTGCCGACCATCCCACGCCCATCGAACAGCTGGGAGCGGCGATGACCGAGGCGGGGCTGGAAATTGAAGTCCTGCTCGATCTGAATACCGGACAGAACCGGACAGGGATTGTCCCTGGTGACGCGGCGGTGGAGCTTTATCAGCTGATCGCCAATACCCCGGGACTGATTGCCGCGGGATTACACGTCTATGATGGTCAGAATCACCAGGTCGACTTCCATGAACGGGAAGTTGCCGTCAAAGAGGTCTGGCATCATGTTTCGAAGCTGCGGGATCAACTGCTGCTGGAGGGACTGAAAGTGCCGCGGATCGTGGCGGGTGCTACCGGGTCGTTTCCAATCTTTGCCAGCTTTGACGACCCAGCGATCGAAGTCTGTCCGGGAACCTGCGTGTTCCACGATGTCGGGTACGGTGAACTGTTTCCCGATCTGAAATTCAAACCCGCGGCGATGGTACTGACGCGGGTCATCAGCCGGCCTGGTCCAGACCGGATTACCTTTGACCTGGGTTACAAAGCGATCGCTTCGGACCCCGCGATGGAAAACCGCTGTCGCTTCCCCGATCTGCCCGATGCAAAACCGGTGTTGCAGAACGAAGAGCACCTGGTAGTCATCAGTGAACGGGCAGGGGAGTTTCAACCCGGCGACGAACTGCTGGCGATTCCGCGGCACGTCTGTCCGACTTCCGCACTGCATAAATCGGTGACGGTAGTGAGTGGCGGAAAAGTGATCGGCCAGTGGAATGTGGCTGCCCGGGATCGCTTTATCAGCGTCTGAGCCAATTCTGTGTGGTTTGGCTGCTTTCCATTGAGTATGAATCCAGGAGCGCTGAGCCTCTCTCTGTATCTTTCGAAGATTGAGTCGAATCATGTCTGAGTTGCGTCAACAAACGGGAATTCCGGAACTGGATGAAATGCTGTCGGGGGGATTAATGCCCGGCAAACTGACGGTGGTTCTGGGGGCAACCGGCATTGGCAAAACACAGCTGGGACTGCAGTACGCCCGGGCGGGGCTCGCCCAGGAAGGGGAGACCGGCATCCTGTTCGATATGGCGACCCGCGGCGATTCACAGAGTCATCAGGATTATGCAGAGCGGCTGTTTCAATGGAAACTGCGGGAGCAACTCGTGGACGAGGTTTTCGATCTGGAACAGATCTGGGAACGTGAGCAGGCCCGCAAGGATTATCAGCATCTGTTCCGCCAGAGCGGCCGCCGGGTCACCCGCAGCGATATGGAACTGGATGAGTGGAAGGAATGGAAGCTGGAATTCGTCAAAAAGCTGGACGCGGCGATCGCTTATTTTTATGCCAACTTTGTGCATGGGGTCCGGCGGACGGTGATCGACGGAATTGAACCGACCGAACGTCCCAGCGACTCCTTTCAGTTTCATGCCTTCGAATACGTCTATCACCAGATCCTGCGTAAAGAATATGACTGGGTGGCCCGCGATCTGTTTCGCGCCCAGTTTCGCAGTCATCAGGAACAGATCGAGGCGCATCGCTACGACTGCCAGCAGATCGGCTGCCTGCTGCTGTTGACGACGCATGAAGTGATGCTGGATGACCTGATCCAGCGTCCCATCGAAAGTGGAGACGTCCTGTCTAACGCGAATACGATTATCCTGATGGGTAAGATCCGCGAAGATAACCGGATGAGTCGTGCTCTGCATATTGCCAAGCACCGCGGCAGTGCCGTCGATGAATCACTGGTTCCCTACGAAATCAATGAGACCGGCCTGCAATTGATGCGTTAATCGCTGTTCAGCTGGTAGTCCGATTTTCAGGAGGGATTTCTTTGGTTCGGACCATTGGCCCTTTCTCACTACAACTGCGCTGACCGTTACGACTGGAACAGTCGACGGAGAGAATCCGGAAATCGGGTTTTGCTCTCCAGTTTCTGCCGTTCCCGACTGCTCTCAAAGATAGATTTTCGGAGAGGTTCCCGGTAACGGACCAGAACATATAGAGAGTCTGTAGACAGAGAGAAGGACGGTCATGAAAGTTGATAATTGTGTAGACCCGAGCGATCTTGCTGACGCCTTTGTTCAACGCCTGGATCGATTACATTCCGCCCCCAAAGTAGCACAACAGTTATTGCAGTTGACGCGCGACCCGGAGAGCCAGATTGATGATATCGTCAACTGCATCGAACACGATCCGGGCCTGGCTGCCAAAATTCTGCAGGTGGTGAACTCGGCCAAATATGGTGTTGCGCGGCAGATTACGAGTATTAAGCATGCGGTATCCTATCTGGGGAAAGATGCGATTCGGATGTTGACCATCAGCTTTTCGATGGTGGAGTCGCTGACCAAGCGGAGTAAGGGACGGATTTTTGCCGATTACTGGCAGCGCGCACTGACGATTGCCTCGATTTCATCTCATCTGGCAGATCACCACAAGTGCCTGAAAAAAGATGAAACCTACACGGCAGGATTACTGG contains:
- a CDS encoding SGNH/GDSL hydrolase family protein gives rise to the protein MLKSIRCLRSTLLILCCLSFIVASLQANDKKTEPTNAAEAAAKKAQQEAEINKKFAAWKATLPAKQQAWETVLEENLGGFYLPIYKKQKVAGQKTAWDYVADDPKLPRVLLIGDSVSRGYTQAARNALKGKVNVHRAPANCGPTATGLKKLDVWLGDGNWDLIHFNFGIHDRRTKADDYEQRLEEIVKRLKKTGAKVVWASSTPIPADWKEGPEMKAKLEEKNAIAAKVMKRNGVEIDDLFTFITPHLAEVQNPKDVHFNGKGYDLLGKQVAEYIAGALQESKK
- a CDS encoding FHA domain-containing serine/threonine-protein kinase; translated protein: MSKPQDVPSFLDLLRESHLLSEEKFRAVIEEFELEAAEKPKEAAQRLVTGKVLTRYQGERLLAGRKRGFFIDDYKVLEVLGFGGMGSLYLAEKIETKEPVALKVLNDKCRNDAGMLTRLKLEASAGSRLEHPHIVRTIAYEGAGAICYIAMEFVKGISLLELVLLKQKSLPSPQVCDVIAQAALGLEEAHQAGIIHRDLKPENLIIDSKGYVKVLDFGLALLKDNPEAEFSLSMIFGHGCVGTPEYIAPEQSREGHAVDARADVYGLGGTMYFLLTGKLPFPTGTASQKIQAHREQTPRSIAEIAPAIPAEVVAIVEKMMAKDPDERFQSMAEVAAALEPYAERQPVEFRFNKVVSQRVQYAKARSAIAQSSIVKPQLSSRIATASHVAEQARQQQKSDGIERLTRGESDISKSGILRHAVPAESTNRMAQEASDTLVKDFQPIDLIDLDDKRRFPIFKQRVTLGRNPTCDIQIDRPGISGNHCEFHYENTGWVVTDLKSKNGTEVDGRRIQEQILFPGNTLSLAGSYHFRVASPNQYVQKNKSKPMLIAASVLAGICLIAGIGYWLLS
- a CDS encoding c-type heme family protein — protein: MLKMRNRGRFLLCCLLAGVCLTVVGFAGESGKKEPVCEKKVATEGTPDETQITPTVSQAREQARLLHDTLHSTLLIVHRKYYREDEKLPIPSSVLDDVFEDLQENRKIRFRWISVNAEAMNIDHEPKTEFEKRAAAAIADGKPEYEQVEKGIYRHVGRICLPSQCLKCHMPNRRSTATRFAGLIISLPVQTTPRPKTK
- a CDS encoding metallophosphoesterase → MKLHTICVPMLLLTASVLPANAEGLPPAPNGTFSIAVIPDTQHYKGRGTNRKTQAEAPTTNPVFESITDCIVDELERQRIVFVSHVGDIVDINNDEQWALAQSCMNKLHGKVPYGISVGNHDMTGKTGNSALFQKYFPQSRFAEFDWYGGCYPGETGKPEVSGNNANSYQLFSARGMNFIIVHLECNAPDPVLDWASEVLKQHADRRAIITTHMDLGPREHPKAPRDYFDAPKGRMVWKKCHGANGNTSQQMWEKCFSKHKNLFLICCGDQSRTQALHQSVKGQHGNTVHELLSDYGAEGFRLMRFIPDQNKIEVRTWNPVKQKYCEQTKIVPARDQHQFTLDYPMTH
- a CDS encoding sodium:solute symporter family transporter; this encodes MNVLLATSQSLPLLFAADETGPDAALISFMIYTVAVFVLAALSNRLLKSKSFLSEYFLGSRGLGVWAFALTFAATSSSGGSFTGFPSKIYSHGWILALWIGSYMVVPICTMGLIGKRLNQIARRSGSITVPDVIRDRFHSPLLGLMAVSLIVFFMSFNLVAQFKAGSLILQTLLDGVTIFERTADGLAQAVSDIPFLSDGVSPEYLLCLFVFGFAVIVYTTYGGFHAVVWTDVMQGIVMVIGVIIMLPLAISQAGGLEHTTKLMAKMTPPRYSAPDKGGITLTLDKPVAEDTRIEIGSWITDKPIADSKVPLLFRVTAAAEIPAGETSIDEVKVIQLTTLEDIERILGRREKENFLEGVSVSNIDLVQYAYGEEESQQGAYVVGPGPSPSSNNGFLPLSLAISFFFMWAISGTGQPANMVRLMAFRDTKTLQRSICTVAIYYTLIYFPLVVIFCCARVILPGMEGESDRIMPAMAVYLTENIGMGWLAGLLVAAPFAAVMSTVDSFLLLISSAWVRDVYQRNINPEASEKTIKLLSYLATFVVGTAAMVVAINPPQFLQDIIVYVGSGLAASFLAPIVYGLYWRRVNAIGAMGAMLGGFSLHLAMYVTGYFRNGSFFKPYQLFDFDPIIVGLFGSFICGFIVTKLTAPPPQELVEKFFYKEKAGS
- a CDS encoding amidohydrolase family protein, which translates into the protein MEYIDAHSHVWTPDVKKYPLAPGYKVADMQPPSFTAEELQAQMMPVGVNRVVLIQMSFYGFDNSYMLDCMAKYPGMFSGVAVIDQKGDNPTPKMLALKKKGVRGFRIAPKTKKVDEWLDGACMEEMWTTGAKEGMAMCCLMNPNGLPALDKMCQKHRDTTVVIDHLARIGVTGKIEPDEVDALCKMAKHPNVYVKVSAFYALGKKQMPYHDLAPLIKKVYQAFGAKRLMWATDCPYQVQGPHTYKASIDLIKNGLPFLSDDDKSWILEKTAEKVFFQGI
- a CDS encoding D-TA family PLP-dependent enzyme — protein: MDACYQIEDTSQIISPGMIIFKDLVEENLKQMIALVGNPDRLRPHCKTHKMREIIELELSLGIKKHKAATFAEAEMLAETGVKDICLAYNLVGPNIARAIEFRKRWPDVSFQVTADHPTPIEQLGAAMTEAGLEIEVLLDLNTGQNRTGIVPGDAAVELYQLIANTPGLIAAGLHVYDGQNHQVDFHEREVAVKEVWHHVSKLRDQLLLEGLKVPRIVAGATGSFPIFASFDDPAIEVCPGTCVFHDVGYGELFPDLKFKPAAMVLTRVISRPGPDRITFDLGYKAIASDPAMENRCRFPDLPDAKPVLQNEEHLVVISERAGEFQPGDELLAIPRHVCPTSALHKSVTVVSGGKVIGQWNVAARDRFISV